The sequence atgatatataattaaatttaaacgatagGAAGTATATAtctattaacataaacacctattaaaataaaattatttatttatatgattttattatcattatatcttattatagaaaaaaatttaaacattgatcacaaaaattttatgtgagacttttaacagttttcgTAATTTatttcgttttgaaaaatttaaaatacaacatatacaaaaaaatataatttttaatatatgattattgtaattgtgtaatttattttaataataaagaattaaacaaaaatgatagaaaatatacagattattagcaaatctacattatttaaaatcattaaatactatatatatcataataacattaggtaatttcgtaggttttatttaaagaaataatatataatagtttTAATTTGATAAGTGAATGGTCCATAATGAACatactataaaatataacattccCTAGCAATTTAAAATTAgactaacaaaattttcaattgattttcaaGCCACAACGTAAACAAACTAACATTCtaattacatgaaaaatcaGCATGATACTTTTTTAATTGGTACAAACTACATGTTCtacactttttaaatgtttctcttttaatatataggggacgTTAAACCActgattattaatttttaacataataattttaacaattttagtaattttgtcatttttgaaaattcaaaatataacatatatgaaaaaaatctatgttttaattttataactaatttgattgtttaatttattttaataatataaaattaaacaaaaacgatggatgagatataaattgttatcaaatctttattattagaatcattaattgtaatatatatattattcatatttggtaatttcatagtttttatttaagaaaagaaaataaaatagtaattgtacactttaattaatttgatgaatagtttaatgaaaagtataatatatacttaattggaccaacatattttctaaggattctgaATTTTATTTTGGTGATGTCACGTGACTACACTtaaaggttgtaatgtttttcaattaatatataagggatttatTTCCATAATGTCGAGGTTCAACTTGCTAACGAACATTGAAATCAATAGACTTTAGGTAAACACGTCCAAACTTAAATGAACTTCCAGCGCACTTACATTAAATAAGCTTTTGCAATTTACTTGATAGAATGATAAGTAGCGCTATTATAATCTTATTGATGTAGAAAATCTTTATCCTTGTAAGATGGACTGGACTTGTCTATGGTCACGTTCTTGAGGAGGAAAAGTACACATTTGTAGAAGGGAAAATTCCCCCAAAATACCtgaaatatattagatttgctataaaaaaaatacataaactatTTTGGTTTCCCATTTAATACACAACTTATTTTTTGTACCCAATTAATACACAcgttttaaaaatgaaaatttgtacACATTAAAACTAACGTCATCAACCCATTAAACGGTTTCTTTATAACCTTAGGTCACAGTGAATAAGTTGAATACTATAGTAGTTTTATTCAAACTCTCATAAAAAATTCTCTAGGCTGCTTAGTTCTAATAAAAGTGTCACAAGGATTTTGAGTGGCAGATTTATTTGAAACTAACGACAATGGTAAAAAAGATAACACGGAAAAAAGATGTATGCCCTAGCCTTTGATGCCATTGAAACTGATCAACTGATCTAACAACTGAACCAGCAACATGAACTCTTGCAGCCATAACATCCTTAAGAAATAAACCCCACCTCGTTCTTCCATGCTCCAATTAGGATCTTCGTGAAACGATCCTAGATCCTGTAAAATTCATAAAGTATCGGTTAGAAGTGCAAAACAATTTGTCTGTTTGAGCAACTACCCCTTATTCGTTGTTTGCCTCCGACAATCCCGAAGCTCTCATTACATCGGTGATGTTCACTGGTTACAATTACAACCAATTGTCTACGGAGTTGGTCAATGCATTGAGGgcaaaaaaaatctaaggtTTATTAATAGAACAAAACCTAAACCTGGCTCTGAAACCATGTAaagatgaaaataaatataaaactgtAACTCGTCATTTGCTTGAGCAATCGCTCTGTTTATATACAAGACTCAAAGTATATCCCCATACGGGATTATGAATCTTATTTAGGACTTATCTATAACAAAAGTATTAACATAAAGTAGATAAATACACAACCATATGTGAATAGGATTCCTTTCCTTAATAAATTTCAATCCACCCAAATTAAGCTTGAGGAAATTAAGAACTATATCTTGccaataaattaaatatggtGTTAGCAATAATATATACAATGTAGTAAATTTGCTATAAAATTAGATCGGGAtaataagaaaaagatgaaaaacTAGAAAGACAAATCAAATTAAGCTTGAGGAAATTGCAATCTTACTACTATGGCATCCGtcgattttggtttggttccaattttacaaaaaaaaaaaaacaaacagaaaaaatgaaattaaaaaccaaaccaaagtaaCAAGTTATTGAACTGAACTGGAACAAATTTTTGTTTGGTGCCATTCGGTTTAGTTAGCATACAAATTGGGCCAAGGACCTGACAAACCATGACTTAGATTAAATATACCAATAAAAATAACCCGACCCAGAAATGTAACCGGGTCTATAAGTCGcgtgtttttttcttcttccgtGAGCTTTTATCAAATCTCTCCAATCTCTCACTTAAACTCTCCCTTCTCTGCTTCAGCCATGGGAAccctatctctctcttcttctctcaaaTCCTCCCTCGTTTCGTCAATACTCAGCTCATATTCTTCAACGTCTTCCTCTTATGTTCCGAAACCCAACAATCTCTACCCTAATCCCACCAAACTCATCTCAACCCTCTTGAGAACCTCTCCGTTGCCACTAAGATTCGTAAATGCTTCAATCGAGATGTTGCAGACACATGAGTCAGCTGTTTGTGGCGCAGAGTCTGACGTCATGGGTCTTCTCTTTAGACTTTAAATTACAAGTAATCTTAATGGCTCATCTATGTGAGTTTTATAAATtaaggtttaatttttttaaatcagccAGCTAAACCAAAGTGAACCATCTAGATGGAGATGATTTTATCAAAATGATATAATGTTTAAGATATCCTCGATATAACTGAAAAAtcaaaacctaaatctaatatCATTTTGCCACTCaagaaaaatgataaaaccGTAAAACGCATTtctccgccaaaaccacaaaatatcattttcaccaaaatcgtaaaaatgcATTTCCGCTAAAACCataaaaacgcatttttcgccaaaatagtaaaaatgtactttcccgccaaaacaaaTTTCCCAACAAGATTGCAAAAACGAATTTTcagccaaaaccacaaaaacgctCTTACCCGCCAAAACGTATTTCCccgcaaaaaccgcaaagacaCATTTTTCTGTTAAAACCGCAAAAATTATTTTCTCTCCAATAAATGtcaaaatgtatttttccaccaaaaccgcaaTAACGCTTTTCccaccaaaatcacaaaaaacacattttcccacCACAAACACAAAAATGCATTTCCCCGCCATAAatgcaaaaacatattttcagcCAAAACCACAAATACGTATTTCCCAGCCATTAaaacaaaaatgcatttttttgccaaaactgcaaaaaagcTTTTCCCGCCATAAACGCAAAAACGTATTTCCCCGCAATAAACGCAAAACGAATTTTCtggccaaaaccacaaaaacgtaATTTTCCGCCCTAAACGCCAAACAcattttctcaccaaaaccgcaaaacatgTTTTCACGCTAAAACCACAAAACCGCATAATTCATTTTCTTaacaaaatctcaaaattaCTTTTTCTGTTTAAATCGCAAAATCAACTTCCGTGCCAAAAtcgtgaatatatatttttccgctaaaaccacaaaattttatttcccgccaaaaccatatttttaaaaaagatagaaaaaaaacaaagactataaatgATTTGGGATATGAAAATATGTGGTTGGATTGACCAACAATGCTCTCATTCATCATCAAATCAAGTTATGTTGGCAATTCTGTTGGAACAGATTTCATCCTATTCCAAACCCGGTTCAAAAATTCAATCCAGTAGTCCAAATAAAAGAGGATGAAAACAAAGGAAAAGCGGGACCTAAGCTTCTGATATAGCAAACATACTCATTTTACATTCGATCTCATTCGTATTCACATACTCTCTGATTATCATCGTTGTATCAACTTCGAATATCATCACCATTCCGCCACCAGTGGAACCAATCATCAATTTAGACGCTATATTACCCCATGTACAAGCTGATTTACGAATTTTTATCTCTATTTTCTTTCATCGTACATGTAAGCATCATGTAATGAGACAATAAGCTTTACAACACTTGTAGCAACTCACCCAAATCCTGACTGACCAGCAGGCACAAATAAATTCCCCGTCCCCAAAGAGCCCGCGAGATCTCGTCGTGGAAGGCCGAACAAACTCAACGTGGAACAACAAATAAGACAGCAACGAGGAATCCATTCCTGATGAAATAACGACGAATTTTGAAAACGAGATTGACGTCCTAAAATGGACACTAGCCCGGGCTACAGTCGATGTCAGGACGATACAATCAAAGATCCACATAGCCTAGGTGTCATTGAGTCACATATGACTTATCAACACGTTATCTTGGTCAAGTCACATTTGTTtgccaatcaaattataacctTTTAATTTAAGTGTGTTTCAATTAATATTACTCCTTCAGTTCTCTTTTTATATGATGTTCGAAGATGTTTCACACAAATTAAGATACCCCGTATAATACCTTTTATACCTCTCTATATTAATTGACTATCATGTGTCGTAAATCATTTAAAGTATAATAAATGTAGGGTAAATATGGTCATCTATCACATATTTTgcattgtttttatcaaaacgTCAACTATaatgaaacaaacaaaagccaaaacatcatttaaattaaaatggGGGGAGTATGAATTACTTGAAATGTCTAAATTATTAGATATACCAAAAATGAACCGAAATTCTTTAGAATATTAATCGGTTCTGTGTTTTATCATCtgaactgaaccgaaccgaagagTATCTAAACAAATTCTCACCAAATTTTCCTTGGTTTCTGAATGAGAATCCTAGACCCAAACAACTCGATATCCTAAACAATCATAGCAACGTTCGAGGCCTAGTCGTAATTAGGCCTTAACGTCATTTTGAGCTGACTGCAAGTATCATGGCCCACGTAATGTTGAAACTTCCAAGACAAGCTTAATGTATACATAGTTTGCATACTCTTAAGCCTCGAAGACTCGACCTGTAAAATCACTAAAACGTTCTACTTTCCCTCTCAAAGGTTTCATAAAGCTCCCACCTTTCCACCACTTAGGGCTCCTCCTTGTTCAATCCCCAATTCAATTGGGCCTTTCTCGATGGCGGCGAATTTAACGGCGGGGGCGATTGGGAAGATGCTGAACGGAGAAGTGACGGAGAAAGAAATGACGCCGATTGTGCAAGTGACGGAGTTGAAGCTGATTCAACAAGCCCGGAAAAACCAGGAGAGCATGGAAAGGTACAAGCTTTCGTTATCCGATGGGTTCCAATCGCAAGAAGGGATACTTAATAATACTTTGAACCTTCTCGTGACGCAAGGGAAGATTCAAATCGGGTCGGTCTTAAGACTCACTCATTTCGTCACTAACAGCGTTCAGACTCGAAGGTAAAAGCTAACACTTTCTCAGTTGATAATCTACTTGTTAGTGTGTGGATGACAACACTTGTTGTGATGATAGGATTGTTATTGTGATGGAACTAGAGATTATTGCCGAGCAATGCAATATCATTGGAAACCCTCTTCCTGCCCACCCGGGCAAGCCTAGAAACTCTGATCAGACACAACAACAACCTGGAGCTGTTTCTGTTAACACCCAAAGCAATGGTCGCTTTGAGCAGCAGCAACAGGCTACAAGGAGTGAACTGAATGGTGCTGTGAGACATGGTTCTGCTCAACAACATCAAGTTGGTGAGAGACGAGCGTTTGGTACTGCTTCTGAGTTTCCTGAAACAACAACACCTTCCGCTAGACCATTTGCGAGCTCTAATGCTGCTTACGGAAGCTCTAGGCAGGTGCAAACTAGGCCCTCTCCAAGCCCACCAGTTCAGTCTGGTTATCAGGCCCAACCACCATCGATGTATGCTAACATGGGACCAGTGGCTAGGAACGAAGCTCCTCCCACGGTAGTTCCTATTTCTGCTCTGAATCCTTACCAGAATCGGTGGACCATCAAGGTGAGAGTCACGAGTAAAGGAGAGCTCAGGCGTTTCAACAGCACCCGTGGGGGGGAAGGGAAGGTGTTCAGTTTTGATCTAGTTGATGCTGCTGGTGGAGAGATTCGGGTGACTTGTTTTAATGATGTGGTTGATATGTTCTTTGACATGATTGTTGTCGGTAATGTTTACCTCATCACAAAGGGGAGTTTGAAGCCTGCTCGTAAAGAGTATAATCATCTTCCCAATGATTATGAAATACATTTAGACAATGCTTCAACGATACAGCAATGCTATGAGGATGATGCTGCCATTCCGCGGAATCAGTTCCATTTTAAGGACATAAGTGCTATTGAAAGCATGGAGAGCAACAGCATCACTGATGTTATTGGCATTGTGTCTTCCATCAGCCCGACAGGCTCAATCATGCGGAAAAACGGAACCGAGGCGCAGAAAAAAGCGCTTCAGTTGAAGGATATGTCAGGCAGAAGCGTGGAGGTAACCATGTGGGGTAATTTCTGCAACGCAGAAGGACAGAGATTACAAAGTCTTTGCGATTCTGGTGTGTTCCCTGTTCTCGCTGTGAAGGCGGGGAGGATCAGTGAGTTTAACGGGAAGCAAGTGAGCACCATTGGATCAAGCCAACTCGTCGTGGAGCCAGACTTACCTGAAGCCAGAGAGCTGAGGGCGTGGTACGAGAGAGAAGGACGTAACGCTCCTTGTATCTCGATATCTAGAGAGTTCTCTGGTGCTGGCAGGCAAGAGGCTCGCAAGGTGATCACTCAAATCAAGGACGAGAATCTAGGGACCTCGGAGAAGCCGGACTGGATCACAGTCAGTGCCACCATTTCATTCATGAAGGTTGAGAATTTCTGCTACACGGCTTGTCCTATCGTGAATGGAGACCGTCCGTGCAGCAAAAAGGTCACCAATAACGGAGACGGGACTTGGCGGTGCGAGAAATGCGACAAGTGCGTGGATGAGTGTGACTACAGGTATATATTGCAGCTGCAGTTACAGGACCATACGGGAGTGACGTGGGCCACAGCGTTTCAGGAGGCTGGTGAGGAGATAATGGGAATGCCTGCGAAAGATCTGTATTATATGAAGAATGAAGATAGGGATGAGGAGAAATTTGAAGATATCGTCCGCAAGGCtgctttcaccaagtacatttTCAAGCTGAAGGTGAAGGAAGAAACTTTTAGTGACGAAAGCCGTGTGAAAGCAACAGTTGTGAAAGCTGAAAAGCTGGACTATTCTTCAGACACCAGGTCCCTGCTAGAGGCAATGAATAAACTCAGAACGGAAGATGCAAATCCTCTCACTGTGAACCCTGAGGGTTCCAACTACAGGTCTGGTGCGTTTAATTCCGGTATTGGAACCTCAGGAACCAGAGAGACCTCATCAGCTGACGTGCCACACAGAGAGTTTGGACTACCTGCAGCAAACCAAGTGAATCAGTTCGGTAATCAACAGAGTAGCGAGTCAAGACCCCTTGGTGGTGTTACTTTATGTGATGCGTGTGGGAGCAATGCTCATGTTTTTGCCAACTGCCCAAGCTTTCTGAGTGAGCCACAAGGACAACACATGAATAGCGCTTACGGGAACACACCGGGAAGAAACGCTGGTGGAGGCATGCCAAGGCAACATGTTGGCAGCTACTGAAAGACTTTTAGTATTTCACATCATAATCATCATCTCTTTGCATTTATATATTCGGTCAGATGCTTCTGACCGTTTTAAGTTTACTTCTCTGTATGTTTTAAGTTTTCTCTCTGTTCTTTTTTACATTGGAAACAAAAGATGATGGTGCTTTGTATCATTCTCTTTACTCTGAATAAAGTAAACTTCTGTGATCATAATCTGATTCAAGCAACGTCTTTACAGGGGAATTATTCACCTTTTATTATAACCAATTTTTAAGGAATAAAAGGCTGTGTTACACAATATTACTGAACTATAAAACCTTCCCACACAAAACATTGCAATCCTCACATAGTAATTTTGTAGTTTTAATAAGAACATGTATCAATAGCAGAGCCCAGTTGATTTAGCAGATTCTCCAACATTCGCATTGTAATAAACCTGCTTCACTCCTTCTGCACCACAATGTCCTTTAGCAAAGCCTGAACCATCAGAGACCTCATTGTATCCATCACCCGCGGTAACAGTGGATGTTTCAGCAACTGTATTAGCAGCCAACGCTTTGAGACGGTAACGTTCAGCTCTTGACCCAATCACCTGTCCCAAGATGGACGCTCCAATGGTCAAAGCCATGGCTGCTTTAGGCATCAGCACAGATTTCCTGAGCATGGCTATGAAAGGCACAGCAGCATGGACCGCCACAAACCAAGAAGGCGAAAACTTAATGGTGTGTTCTCTCCAAACACCGAGAGGCACGTTTGCAGCCATCCCCATGAGAGCGATTGCGAGCATCTTTTCAGGTAAAGGCTGAGGGCGAAGGCTTTTAACCAAAGGGGTCTTGGAAAGCGCAGCTCTTGCGGCTACTATAGGAGCTGGACATCTAAACTTCATACCAGGCGGTGGCTGTAATGCTTTCGCCACAAGAGGCATGACTTTGCTCGCAGCTCTGTAAGATTTAGCGATTGGACAGTTCCCTGTTTTTAACCACTCGTCTCCAACTGCCTCGTGCTTGGATGAGTCCCCAGACTGCACAAAAGCAAAACTGAATAAGTTCCTGATCTCCAATGTAAAGACTTTCTGATTCAATCTCACCTCTTGTTTCTTCTGTTGTTTCTTGAACTTGTCAGAGAAAGGACCAAACCCAAAAGGTCCTCCAGGACCAAAAGCTGATAGGCTTATGGTAGCTACCTTCCCCGCAAGAGGATTGAACTGCGGAGCAGCACGAGGAGTCTCATCTTCAACATCATCTCTGAAACTAGAATGTCCAGATAACGGAACAATACCGTCTTTGCCATGGAAGAGCTTGAAAGCAGAATCAAAGCCCGGACCATCCTCAAAAATAGGACCTTTGCTACCTTGTTGAACCTGAAAGACAAAAGTCAAAGTCCTTTAACCACCACTGAATCAAGTTAAAGCAGATGGAATCAAATATTACAGGAACTGGGAAACTCAAGGAGGAGAGGGAGAAGCTGGTAGGCTTGTTGATGTTCCTGAGGAAAGGGCACTTTTGGATGATGCTTTCCGCAACGAAGGGACACTGAGATGATTCTTGATCCATtgatttttccttttctctgaGCAAATTAGCCTGAgaaattgaaatttaattaatataacacGAAAATAAGAATCGTTCAGTAGAATTTCGAATGAGCTATAACGTTATAGATTTAAGGAAATAACAAATCGATCGCTAAACTTATACAAGAGATCTGATTCATATGCGAGCAAACAATTGTATAACGAACGGATCGATGATAAATCACGAACTCGAATCGAGAGAATCAATTACCTGAGAATTTTTTTGCAGAGAGATGATTTTGATTAAAACGTGTGGCCAACACAGACGTGTATAAGAGTTTGTATGATTTGTTACCGGTTGGGTCGGTGAACCGTGGagctatttttttttagagaacCGGAGATCGCCGGTTGATACGATTTTTGTGGTTGACTTTGCGTGAAGCACGTGGTTGTATTCGGTGAGAAATCCAAGTAGCGTGAGTGTTTGGTAATGTAGATGGATCCCATGCCGTTTTGTCGTTATGATAATCTGATCCAACGGTAGAGATTTGTGGAGTTGCTCGAGTGGTTGTGGTGGATAACATTTAGATTTATTTACCAACTGAATTATCAAATTGTATAGTTTTCCTATAATTTTGGAAGGGAAAAGgcaatttttatttcttatagcTAATATTTACTTAATAACGAGTTGAAAAAGGTTTTTATGGATATTCAGATTGCATAATCTCagataataaattttgttttatgcgGAAAAGGAAGCTATAAAGTATAATAAACTTCATATGAAATAATGTAAAAAAACTTTTTCAAAAGTTAGATTATTTGTTCGATAGAGTAAAAgtaagaataaatctcataggagttaagaaataaaaaattttttccactttcaaatcaggtgatcctaatttttctgtttgggaatatgacaacttcctcgtcattctaattaaACTAGTACAAATCGCGCTGTACGAAGCtatatttagatacataaagtagtagagaatcaccaggaagtggaataaatctcataggagttaagacATAAAAAAgttttcccactttcaaatcaggtgctcccagttttcctgtttgagaatatgacaacttcctcgtcattctaattaaaccaggatgaatcgcgatgtacgaagctatatttggatacataaagtagtggagaatcatcaggaagtggaataaatctcatagaagttaggatgaagaagttatcccactttcaaatcaggtgattccagtctTCCTGTTTGGCAATATGaaaacttcctcgtcattttaatcaaacgaggatgaatcgagatgtaagaagctgtattggaatacataaagtagtggagaatcaccaggaagtggaataaatttcatatcagttaggatgaagaagttatcccactttcgaatcaggtgatcccaatattcttgtttggaatatgacaacttcctcgtcattctaatcaaaccaagattaatcgcgatgtaagaaattatattttgataaataaagtagtggagaataacgaagaagtggaataaatctcataggagttaagaagtaaagaagttatctcactttcaaatgaggtgatcccagttttcctgtttgggaatatgataacttCCTCGTCTttctaatcaaactaggatgaatcgcgatgtaagaagctatatttggatacataaagtagtggagaatcaccaggaagtggtataaatctcataggagttaggatgaagaagtagttatcccactttcaaatcaggtgatcccagtattcctgtttgggaatatgacaacttactcgtcattctaatcaatccaggatgaatcgcgatgtaagaagctatattttgatacataaagtagtggagaattaccaggaagtggaataaatatcataggagttaggatgataaagttatcccagtttcaaatcaggtgatcccagtcttccagtttgggaatatgacaacttcctcgtcattctaatcaaaccaggatgaatcgcgatgtaagaagctgtatttggatacataaagtagtggagaatcaccaagaggaagaataaatctcataggagttaggatgatgaagttatcccactttcaaatcaggtgatctcacttttcctgtttgggaatatgacaacttcctcgtcattctaatcaaacgaggatgaatcgcgatgtaagaagttgtatttggataaataaagtagtggagaataactaagaagttgaataaatctcataggagttaggatgaagaagttttcccactttcaaatcaggtgatcccagttttcatgtttgggaatatgacaacttcctcgtcattcttattaaaccaggatgaatcgcgaggtatgaagctatatttggatacataaagtagtggagaatcaattggaagtagaataaatctcataggagttaggatgaagaagttttcccactttcaaatcaggtaatcctagttttcctgtttgggaatatgacataTTCGTCGTCATtctaattaaaccaggatgaatcgcgatgtacgaagctatatttggatacataaagtagtggagaatcactaggaagtggaataaatctcataggagttaggaggAAGatgttattccactttcaaatcaggtgaactcagtcttcttgtttgggaatatgacaacttcctcgtcattctaattaaACGAGGATgtatcacgatgtaagaagatgtatttgaatacataaaggagtggaaaatcaccaggaaat is a genomic window of Brassica napus cultivar Da-Ae chromosome A2, Da-Ae, whole genome shotgun sequence containing:
- the LOC106381668 gene encoding replication protein A 70 kDa DNA-binding subunit C yields the protein MAANLTAGAIGKMLNGEVTEKEMTPIVQVTELKLIQQARKNQESMERYKLSLSDGFQSQEGILNNTLNLLVTQGKIQIGSVLRLTHFVTNSVQTRRIVIVMELEIIAEQCNIIGNPLPAHPGKPRNSDQTQQQPGAVSVNTQSNGRFEQQQQATRSELNGAVRHGSAQQHQVGERRAFGTASEFPETTTPSARPFASSNAAYGSSRQVQTRPSPSPPVQSGYQAQPPSMYANMGPVARNEAPPTVVPISALNPYQNRWTIKVRVTSKGELRRFNSTRGGEGKVFSFDLVDAAGGEIRVTCFNDVVDMFFDMIVVGNVYLITKGSLKPARKEYNHLPNDYEIHLDNASTIQQCYEDDAAIPRNQFHFKDISAIESMESNSITDVIGIVSSISPTGSIMRKNGTEAQKKALQLKDMSGRSVEVTMWGNFCNAEGQRLQSLCDSGVFPVLAVKAGRISEFNGKQVSTIGSSQLVVEPDLPEARELRAWYEREGRNAPCISISREFSGAGRQEARKVITQIKDENLGTSEKPDWITVSATISFMKVENFCYTACPIVNGDRPCSKKVTNNGDGTWRCEKCDKCVDECDYRYILQLQLQDHTGVTWATAFQEAGEEIMGMPAKDLYYMKNEDRDEEKFEDIVRKAAFTKYIFKLKVKEETFSDESRVKATVVKAEKLDYSSDTRSLLEAMNKLRTEDANPLTVNPEGSNYRSGAFNSGIGTSGTRETSSADVPHREFGLPAANQVNQFGNQQSSESRPLGGVTLCDACGSNAHVFANCPSFLSEPQGQHMNSAYGNTPGRNAGGGMPRQHVGSY
- the BNAA02G23910D gene encoding uncharacterized protein BNAA02G23910D, whose product is MDQESSQCPFVAESIIQKCPFLRNINKPTSFSLSSLSFPVPVQQGSKGPIFEDGPGFDSAFKLFHGKDGIVPLSGHSSFRDDVEDETPRAAPQFNPLAGKVATISLSAFGPGGPFGFGPFSDKFKKQQKKQESGDSSKHEAVGDEWLKTGNCPIAKSYRAASKVMPLVAKALQPPPGMKFRCPAPIVAARAALSKTPLVKSLRPQPLPEKMLAIALMGMAANVPLGVWREHTIKFSPSWFVAVHAAVPFIAMLRKSVLMPKAAMALTIGASILGQVIGSRAERYRLKALAANTVAETSTVTAGDGYNEVSDGSGFAKGHCGAEGVKQVYYNANVGESAKSTGLCY